The sequence gaatcacctagttcaaaatattaaaacatagaAACACCAAAATCATTACTTGATTGttattcacaaataaaaatgatagttTGTATTAGTTTATGTAACCAATGATTATACGGAACCAAAATCAATCAAAAGTATGCAataaaaaattttcttttaccTTTTCGAAGTTTCATCAGTTTATCTACCGCAGTAACAATTTACAACTTTTTGTTTGCAGGAACCGACGACGTTTTGATCATCAACTTCTCCATAATCTTCTCATGTATCACAAAACCTGCAGCTAACGCAAATTCATCCTCATCCATTCCACTAAAGTTATACATCCACACATTTTTCACACGGAAATCAACATTGAAGAAGCAATATTTCCACTTGTTTATATTCCATCAATAGAAGATTccttataaacattttttaacaACTATTATTATCATTCATAAAAATACTAACAATAACCAGaaataaattgaaaaacataattaatctGAAAGAACAAAAATACATAGAAAGTAAAAACCGATGGTACTTCTCTTGAAAAGGCCTTGCTATCAAGCTTCAAATCTTGTCAGCTTGTTTCTTCATCTTCACTTTTGATCCTATACAATTTCCATGTCCGACTATCATTCATAAGATGAAAATCCAAACTTTATATTGTAACATAATCATTATAAATACCAAATCTTTTTGTTGTATAAGATTGGCCAACTTCAAATTTAgatctaaaatatatttccaTAAAGAACCCCATGTATTGGTTCTTTTGAAAAGAATAAAAACtgatacaattaattatatgatgacacatataaaatatataacactaatcatgaaaaacaaaatatcaatttttattttattttattttgtcaacacaaaatatcaatttataaaaaggtaaaaatttatatatgcaCAGACGTGCTGATCAATCTCTAGTTCTGGTTTATAAACGATGAGTGAAAGACCACAGGTTTAACtctttctaaaattaaaaacaaagaataaaatatcagaattttttttttaaaagggaaTAGCATAGCATGGTAAATATCAAAGAAAGGAAAAGGCATGTGCTAACATTGTGTTTGCCTTGTAATGTAAGTATAGAGTAATTGGTTGCAAGATTTGTTCATATGGGCTTGGCAAAGCACCCTTCTATTGTAAGTTGCAACATGATGGTCGGTAACCTGATGCTCAATGTCATACTGGTCAATGAAACTTGAAAGTAGTATACTGTTTAATAAgatactagattaagatccaCGCATTGCGCGGAATGAgcattagatatatatatatatatatatatatatatatatatatatatatatatatatatatatattattttatgtattatatgtttttacagattataaaataacaaatatatatattgaataattaaaagtctttacagattataaaataacaaatatatatattgaataattaaaagtcagtaactattacatatataattaaattggtgcaaacatataaattaattttattaatccaaacaatattgttctatttgataggatatataattacatttaaatgatattaacatacataatatatttttaatattaatgtatattaaatgatgctttctactcatatgatttttggatcatttgtatattttatagaaaaaaacttaacattaataataacaaaattttattgtaggattaatatttttagtaatttataatttttttaaaattaagttgtcaatgattgttcaatttttttatcaaaaacatttCAAAGTAAATtctgaaattaaatatttatgtatcttatatggtatatagtttaatttaaaatgagatatatatatatatatatatttttaatattaataattaattaaattatactttttatatgattttgtaatcatttttatgacaaaaaagtaatcatttttattttgtcagaataaaaattttaaaccatggatcacaaaattttaatgtgagacttttaacagttttagtaatttagagttatttttaaaaattaaaaatataatatatacggaaaaatctaaattttattatatggttaatgtggttgtttaatttattttaataatttaaaattaaacaaatatgatagaagatacactatttttttatcaaatttttattgttcaaaattagtaattgtcatatatactttagtcgCATTAGGCaattctataatttttatttaagaaaataataaagaacaataataatgtatttatggttactttaataaaaaaaacttattatataattagatggaccaaattatttctctaatgattctaagaattatCATAGTAATgtcacgtggctacaaaaataagtaatatttctcaattaatatataggtaatatgttatgagaagtgtttttgtttgtttgttgaacTGTTGGTGTAGTTCTTGAGatatatacatttattaatTGCTGCAAAATAAGTACATAAGTAGTATTTCATGTTTGATAAAATTATAGAAGTAAATTTTTAAAGATGTCTACATTTATTAGCTAACAACATAGTTGATAGTTCCAtaattataacatattatatttgaaattcaTTCATGACCATTAACTAACACATACTGGGAAACAATAAAATCGTGTAAAATCTTAATAAGTAATACAAAAATTcacttttaatagattttttttaatagtgaaaaaaatagaatatggagtctaataaaaaaatctactttTTGAATAGTGAGGAAACCATGTAAACATGATTTTTCCTGGTGTAGGCACGTTTCCAACCTTTTCTACCTGTTAAACTTCAGATATGAGCAAAAGGAAGTTCTTGTGACGATTATTAGtgaaaaaatcatgaaaatatgaaactttGTGTTTACAAAAATGAAAGTTATGAGGGTTTTTTAGATGAAAGAGGAGAGGAAATGAAGATTTGTTGGTGTAAGATGGAAATTAGAATGCTTCTTAAGCCCCAAAATAGTTGTTCATGTTGGTTAGATAAATTGATAATGACATtgttataaataagaaaaaatgtgttaaggcattttttttttaattttttgtcagttTTCAAACAAAAGACATTAAATTATAAtgacatttttgtaaataataaaaatatctatgAGAAGATTATGGCAAAGTATTGTTGATAAAACAAACATCAAACAACTTAGTTTtgcatctatactattaaaagggaaaaagtattaaaaaaatttacttacaaaaggttgttggacctacttattaactatttattatattttgattctATCTTTATTTCctctaactatataaatactttacataatttaaatgaactCATTTATTACTCtccataatatattatataattactcAAAATCCTCATAAATATAGGACATATGACTCTAACATGTTTGACATGTATAACATCTTTACGTGAATTGGAAGTTAAAAGTCTTAACGTCAACTATTCAACTATGAaacattgatttaattaattacttgcaatcaattattaagatttgattttatattcttatacaTGAATTAAATGATTActcttattataaaaaaatcaaatgggCCTAAACGggttagaaaatttaaatgaaattagTAAAAAAGACATGTTTAAATATGCCATGTTTCTTTATTTTACAAATTCTAACAATGCATATGATAcgtttttattgaattttcacAAATGTAAAATATCCCGCGCTTTAATTATCAGATAATTTGGGTTGCTTGGATAAAAATATAGGATAATATTCTCTGTTCGGTTTCTACTCTTCAGTTCCAGAGAAATATGATATGtttggttatttatgaaattcagtttaatttttttttagtttggtaaAGTTCGGTTCACCTGGGTAAATGTGTCCAGGcctatacattattttatataaaaatctattcaaaggaatttatataatttttaaaataatcttgCGTTTTCCAAGCGCGGGTCAGAAGCTAGTTTAACTTTAATTCATGAGTCATTTTTGCAAAATTATCTTTAAATAAAACGAAAGAAAGTTGAAttaaatctcttatatattaattgagaaacattacaacattgttttgtagtcacgtgtcaCAGTGAGGATAAAACTAAGAATTTTTAcagaaatatgttggttcatcttaatttatattatattttttattaaactaactattaaattgataaatagtgtacaaaagaatattctcgcactttccttaaataaaagctacaaaattacctaatatgattaacatatatatgacaattaatgattatgaataataaatatttgataacattttttgtatcttagctcttttttatttagttttatatgattaaaaaatatcaaacaatcacattaaccatataataataaaaattaaaaaaaaaatatatgttatattttgaatttttataccgactataaattactacaaaaattaaatatcccACACTAAAATTgtaatcaatggtttaactttctggtaataacaagatacaaatgatcataagtcatatgaatatgaagtctcattcaTACGATTAAACTATATAgcatagaaaaatatttaaatatgataatttccaaatttgtattgaaaaagtattgaagcgttattattttaattttgaaatttgcaatcAAAAAATCGTAGATTAgaaatttattgattaaaatatactatataccTATGTCtatgtcattgaaatttagttatataccatataaaataaacaaaatgatttttttgatttatttctccaaaaaatatcgtaaataaacaagatgtattattttgatatatttccTTACTCTAAttaaatgaatacaaataaataataatatataaaggaatgatttttatataacatttatCTGTGCAATTGCGTGGGTCTTAAGATAGTTGGTGTAtaaaacataaacttttgtgtttttgtatttttccgTTTTTGATTGGTCAAAACTTTTTTCAATAAAgcagcagaaaaaaaaatcaaactttcGGAAAAGTCAATTGGTTCACGACTAAACCGGGAAAAGAAAACCGGTTAGCATGTACACAATCATTAATTAAACCGGTCAACGTGTCAGCTACTCGCCCGTGAAAGGCAAGCGTGGTCACACAAAAGCGCGTGGTAGTAGATATGGCGATTCCAATTCCCAATCAAATcgggaagacgaagaagaagttcCTCTGATTTTGGCATACGAATCGTGATTCTCGGCTCcattcatctctctctctctctccgacGCTTCTCGTCGGAAACTAGGGATTCACTTTATTCTCCAGATCGATTTCGCGGACGGCGTTGATTCGATTTGCGTGCGACAATGAAGCACAAGAGCCAGCagcagaagaggaagaagaagaggtctTCCGCCGCACCTTCCGGCGGTggagcggcggcggcggcgtCGGACGGGAACAAAAAAGACGTGGAGAGAGAATCAGAAAAAGTCGAAAAGCAAAATATCGAATCGTTGATGGAAGCCTTCTGCTCCGTTTCGGTGGAGGAAGCGACGGCTGCTTATAGAGAAGCGGGCGGAGATCTGAACAGAGCGGCGGACGTTTTGTCGAATCTGGTGGATGATGATCCGTCCACGATCTCGGTCGCGAGCGGGTCCTCGGGTCAGGAGACCGGGTCGACGTCCGAGTACGGGGCTGGGTCAAGCTCGAGCTGCGGGGAGGATTTGACGAGAGAGAGGTGGTTTAAGGGAGGGAAGCAGAATAGAGTTGTTGCTGCTACGGGGATGGTGTCTTCTGTGATTGCAAAGGATTACTTGAAGCCTAACCCTGTGAGGAAGAAAGAGTTTCCTTTGGCTGAAAGGTCGTCTTATGAGGTTTGTGGGAATGGGAAGAAAGCTGGGGATAGAGAGAAAGCTGAACAGTTTCTGAGTTCAATGCTTGGTGATGATTGTGAGCTTAGCATGGCTGTTGTTAGAGATGTCCTCTGTGAGTATTTATATCTTTATCTTTGTCCAACAGTGCTATGATATGGAAATAGCTGAGAAATTGTTTATGAAGAGAGACAAAATTGACATGAAAGTCTCCTTTTTTTTATTGCAGGTCAATGTGGCTACGATGTTGACATGGTAAGTCTCCTTTCAGGTCTTTAAACTTACATGGGGCAGTATTGGACATGCCCCTGATATATGCTGATATTGGCCTGACGGTTTAGTTTAAAGCTTaatattcttttcttcttaGGCCTTGAATGTCTTGCTTGACATGTCTTCTTCATCAACTGATGGTTCTCTAAGTGGTAGATGTTCCGGCATAGGACTCAGCGATAGTGTAAGTGATTGTGATTTATTCAGATCTGTTTATTATATATGTCTACACGATAGAATAAAGTGCAATCTTCTGATATATTTAGCAGCCGGCCGAGTCATCATTTGATATTGATACTTCCGAAAGTGAACCAAGTTTCTGGGGAGGCTATAATCCAAGGTTTATTGCTTCTCACTAGTTTTGGAGTTTATTCACACATTGTTACAGCATAACTAGTTCCTCgcaatttttcttttgtcatccTATATTTTGTCTTTTCATCTTCTACAAAAGCACAAGAGAGGAACTATTTCACGGTGGAGGGCTCAGTTCATGAAACATACcatgtttaaaattaattcTGAGACAGCtaaaatattcaatataattGCTTTTGTTCAACATTTTTGGAAGAAGTGGTAACTTAGAATATGGCTTGTTTTTGCTCATGGTAGGGATTATTCGAAAGCTCTCATGAGTTCTGCAGATCCTTTTGCAACTAGCCAAGGAAGTTCTGCAGATCCTTTTGCAACTAGCCAAGGAAGTTCTGCAGATCCTTTTGCAACTAGCTACGGAAGTTCTGATTCTGAGCCTTGTGATCCTCAAAAGGTGCTAGAGTCTCTGTTCAACATTCCCCGGAGTCCTAAACACGAACCAAAGGCGATGAATTGGAGAAATGTCGCAAAGAAAATGCAATCACTTGGTGGCATTGATGGTTCTTCTTCTAGTGGAGAAGGGTATCAGCCTAATACGTTAGGTATCTTACTATGGTTTCTTGATTTTTGTATCCTGCGTATTTGGCTGCAAATCACAGGCTGATTTTGCTATGAGTTTGCAGGCTCCGAGATTCTGGTGTATGTTGTTTTACCCGATGAAACACTTAGCTATTTTGCTATGGTGTCATTGGGAAAAACATCTGAGGTCTTGACTTGTTTGTGTCGCTCGCAACTCTAGAATTAATCTTTCTTACTAGCAAATTGTTGTACCAATGAACTCCTACATGTATTGCAGTGAAGGATGATGGATATCATGAACTTAGAAAAGGTGCAAATGACCAGTGGAATGTGACGAAGTCCTACTATCAAAAAGTTAGTTTTACTTGTTTCCATATCTCTAGCAATGGTGGACTCCTTAACAAAACACCATCTAATGAATTTGTAACTTGTCGAAGGCTGCAGAAGCATATTCGAAAGGAGGGAGGGCCCATGCGGCTTACCTTTCTGAGAAGGTGCACCTCATGGTTTATTATGTTTCGTACTAGTAGGGAAACGTTTTTTGGAAGTGAGATATAAACTTGTGTCCTTATTCTTATAGGGGAGAACAGCATCTAAACTAGCTCAACGGGCAGATGAGAGGGCAAGCAAAGATATATTCGTTGCCAGGTTAGCTGTTTGAAGGCATTATAGGAGTAATGCTGATACGCTTTCACCTTTCATCTTGTTGTGGACTAAGCCATCGTTGCATCTATATAAATGCAGAAACAAGGGCATAGAGAATGTGATAACCATTGATCTGCATGGTCAGCACGTTAAACAAGCAATGAAGCTATTGAAGATGCATCTCTTACTCGGATCATATGTCCCTTGTAAGTGTACTgggtaaaataaaatacaagttATAAAACCTGAGATATTCCTTTCCCTTCTAACAATTGTGAAATGAACCAGCCATCCAGACACTACGAGTGATCACAGGATGTGGGTCTCATGGGTTTGGGAAGTCAAAAGTGAAACAATCGGTAAGTTTATTCAACACCCTGTCACATTTGAACTAAATGGTATGCAAACTCTAAAATGATATCAGACCCGATTGATTGTGTACACAAAACCAAGAATCTAGTATTGCAGTTACAGTATAGTGATTATTGATGATCAGGTGACAAACCTGCTAGAAAGGGAAGGAGTTAGGTATTGTGAAGAGAACAAAGGGACATTGCTGATCAAGCTTGAGGGATGTAGTAGAGAGTTCAGTTTCTTAGACACAGAGAGTGACTCTGAGTaagttaaaactaaaattaaactCAATGTTTTAGCTTTAGATCACAAAACTATGTCTCTCTGTCTATATCCCATGCTAGCTCTGTGTGTTAAGTAAATGTTGACCAAAACCTCGCTTGATCCTTCTATTTTCAAGTTATTTAAGATTTATGAGACACTTTGGCTAACAGAGACAGTATGTATGAAGGACACAACTTCTGACATTTGTGCATCTGACTGACAAAGATCTCTGGGTTTAATGTTGATTGAGTTATAAGCAAACAGGAGAAATAAAAACCAGATTGGTAGAATCATTAATAAGTGGCTAATATAGGTGTTTAAACACAAAAGTCATCAAGCACTAAAGGTCGCATGATCGATGGAGAATGCTCCACGAGTTGAGTTACAGAGAAAGCTCACTACTTTACTCTTAGGAGTTCCACTCTGATTCCCATCGGCTTCCATTTTTTGTACACCACATCCATTTCCGGACACTACATGCCGTCCAACCTGTATAAAGTCCCAAGCTCTCTAATCAAAAGGAGGAAACATACTTGTGTGTTAATGTTGTGAGGAAACATACTAGCCGCTGATTCTGTACTCACCAGCTTGTTGTTAATGTTGTGATGAAAAACTGTGAACCGTTGGTGTCTTGGCCGGCGTTTGCCGTTGACAGAAACCCTGTGTAAAAGGAAAACAAATTGATCAGGTTATTCAAAACCTCACTTAGGCAAAGAGTACAGAATACAGAGGAGGAAGGCCTCACCTGGACCAGTATGCTTGCGTTTAATGTTCTCATCAGCAAAGGTCTCACCATAAATAGATTCTCCTCCCATTCCATATTGCCATGGGTGAAATCACATCCCTGGAGCATTAAGCTTGGGATGATCCTATGGAAGGAGCTCCCCTTGTAATGTAGAGCCTTACCTTTCTTTCCTATACCTTTCGCCCTTGAAAATAAATGAGAATACGGTTTATCTAAGATCTAGAAATCAATACAAACACTATCAGGCGTTTCATACTATTTACATCATTCCAATTCCCAAGCATCTAGTCTAAAGAACTCAACAGAAATATATTTACTGCAATCGATCAATTAgcatgagaagaaaaaaaggcTCAGATAGACGTACAGACACAAAGTGTACCTGAATAGAGCTTAGGGTtctcagaagaagaagactccATATAAGCAGCGGCACTGAGCTAGCCACCTTGCACCATGCAAAGTGTTTCACTCCAGGGTACCGCATCTCTAATTCCACCTGCGCATAACAAGAACACGTCAGTATCCAATCGTATTTCGTCACCTGGCTTGTCGGTGTACAAGTGTACAGTACTTGATCCTTGACCTTGATATCATAGTTTGGGCCTTAGGACTATCTACAAAAGTAATGGGCTTTCTAATTATTATACGGCCTATTAATCGATTACTCAACTCACCTGGCTTGTCAGTTGCCGACTTCTCGCTATAAACTTTTGTACGTGGtactttttttggtaaaattgtacgtggtactttttttttttttttttttggctcaactTCAACTTATCATTAACCAAAAGGTAGTACATGAATTGTAACCACAAGGATTTCAACCACACTTACAAACAAAGTGATCTAGTATCACCTAGGAACACATAGATGGATCCTAAGCTACCCAATCATTTACTTTGTTGTAATTCTACCCGGTGAATGCAAACTCTCCCCACGACTCGGGAAAAGTTGCCTCTTAAACCACACCTAAATTTGACCACACTAAGTGAAAGCGTTAAGACACAACTAACTGAACCAAATCAAGATTATACGTTTAAAGCTCCAGCTTTAGTCACCAACATGTACGAGTTCAGCTCTTGGACTAAAACATCTTCACCATACGGTGCAAGTCTAGCCATGGTTGTCGTTGTCGTGCTCAAACGCCTCACTTCATACAGCCTGAAAGACGGAAACACGTCCGTACTGATAAAGGCGGGCTCGGCGGCAAGCAACGTAGCTGGAACAGCAATCAGGGCTTCCAATGCCGTGGGCTCTACCACTGTAGATGCTGGAGAGCCATCTTCAGTGCTGGGAAGTAGAGCATCACCACGTACCTGCAACAGAGATCATCCCAACGGTTGACAAGTCCGGCGGAATGAGGCCTCTGCGACGCGCCGTACTCCGAGAACCAGAGGTCAAGAGCATTTTCCACCGCCAAGTCACCGCTCCTCCGTTTGGGACACCGTCTCACCAGAGGGTAGAGACCAAGCCGGAGAAGGGTTCCCACTGAGCAACGCGCCGCCGCCGTGAAAGGATCGCCGGAGATCTACAAAACGAGAAAATCAGATCTGGCATCACACTTCACCCTAAAAGCCGACCTTTTCCGCCACCACTAGATCCTAGACTCGCCGCTCCTCCAAACTGCCGGTAGAACTCACCTTCGCCTTGAAGGTTTCCGGTGAAAACACCAAACAGTTCAGTAACAGCTTGCATATCGAAAAGGATGAAGGAGGTGAGGAGAAAGGCAAAGAGAAAAACAGGAAGGGAGGAGAGGGGTGGCTCCGGCACCGGTGAGAGCCGGCCCGGAGAACGGAGGTCAAAACGCTTGTGGAggtttttagagagagagatggaggtGAGAGAGAAAGGTAATTGTACGTGGTACTTTGAACATCataatgtttcttttttatcaGTTGtccacaaaaaaaatgtttgttttcatttttgcactgttaaatatttaaaactataattcttcttttctttgtatatatttCGTTGAAGAATAATTATACTAACATTCTAAAAACAAAATTGTCACGAAATTTTTTGAGTTGGCATGAGAAGGCCCGGTCGAATAATAATGCTTGTTTTTACACATACAGTCTTTTCTTTATCTTTAGTCAAACctcaaaacaaacacataagcATGTCACATTACTCCTGTCCAGCTAACATTATTCTGGTTTCCAAGTGGTATTAATAAACGTAAAATGTCAATCTCATTTAGCTAAGCACGTTTATATTcacattaaatatttgatatataaatatacttgAATATTGTCAACTTTATCTGGCACAATCTTCCCGTATATTTTCTGTAGTAAGATCATAATACAAGATCTTTTATAAAAATTCCAACTGATAAAAGTCTGATAGCATATGTTATTTTACATGCCTATTATTAACAAATCGAGATAAAACCTTATACTTTTTTCTTTGGTGCCTAAAAGTAGAGTggatatgaaaacaaaacagaagaaaacaaaaacactttAGATCTGTCTCTCCCCCACCACCAGTAAGTATAGCCACTAccttattttttgttgttgcctTGTTGTTTCAACATATCTGAAATCTGTTTTTTCACACTTGACAGAatctgaaaccaaacaaaagtaatcttctttaatttcttcttctttatgtgTTTATATCGGGGAATTAACACCTGGCGATGATTTACACTTTTACTCCTCTAAATTActcatttttttaactttaggatagaaaaataattaacgaggattataaaattattacaaaCAAAACTAGATTCACTAcatag is a genomic window of Brassica napus cultivar Da-Ae chromosome A2, Da-Ae, whole genome shotgun sequence containing:
- the LOC106387406 gene encoding SMR domain-containing protein At5g58720-like isoform X1; the protein is MKHKSQQQKRKKKRSSAAPSGGGAAAAASDGNKKDVERESEKVEKQNIESLMEAFCSVSVEEATAAYREAGGDLNRAADVLSNLVDDDPSTISVASGSSGQETGSTSEYGAGSSSSCGEDLTRERWFKGGKQNRVVAATGMVSSVIAKDYLKPNPVRKKEFPLAERSSYEVCGNGKKAGDREKAEQFLSSMLGDDCELSMAVVRDVLCQCGYDVDMALNVLLDMSSSSTDGSLSGRCSGIGLSDSQPAESSFDIDTSESEPSFWGGYNPRDYSKALMSSADPFATSQGSSADPFATSQGSSADPFATSYGSSDSEPCDPQKVLESLFNIPRSPKHEPKAMNWRNVAKKMQSLGGIDGSSSSGEGYQPNTLVKDDGYHELRKGANDQWNVTKSYYQKAAEAYSKGGRAHAAYLSEKGRTASKLAQRADERASKDIFVARNKGIENVITIDLHGQHVKQAMKLLKMHLLLGSYVPSIQTLRVITGCGSHGFGKSKVKQSVTNLLEREGVRYCEENKGTLLIKLEGCSREFSFLDTESDSE
- the LOC106387406 gene encoding SMR domain-containing protein At5g58720-like isoform X2 translates to MKHKSQQQKRKKKRSSAAPSGGGAAAAASDGNKKDVERESEKVEKQNIESLMEAFCSVSVEEATAAYREAGGDLNRAADVLSNLVDDDPSTISVASGSSGQETGSTSEYGAGSSSSCGEDLTRERWFKGGKQNRVVAATGMVSSVIAKDYLKPNPVRKKEFPLAERSSYEVCGNGKKAGDREKAEQFLSSMLGDDCELSMAVVRDVLCQCGYDVDMALNVLLDMSSSSTDGSLSGRCSGIGLSDSPAESSFDIDTSESEPSFWGGYNPRDYSKALMSSADPFATSQGSSADPFATSQGSSADPFATSYGSSDSEPCDPQKVLESLFNIPRSPKHEPKAMNWRNVAKKMQSLGGIDGSSSSGEGYQPNTLVKDDGYHELRKGANDQWNVTKSYYQKAAEAYSKGGRAHAAYLSEKGRTASKLAQRADERASKDIFVARNKGIENVITIDLHGQHVKQAMKLLKMHLLLGSYVPSIQTLRVITGCGSHGFGKSKVKQSVTNLLEREGVRYCEENKGTLLIKLEGCSREFSFLDTESDSE
- the LOC106387406 gene encoding SMR domain-containing protein At5g58720-like isoform X5 yields the protein MKHKSQQQKRKKKRSSAAPSGGGAAAAASDGNKKDVERESEKVEKQNIESLMEAFCSVSVEEATAAYREAGGDLNRAADVLSNLVDDDPSTISVASGSSGQETGSTSEYGAGSSSSCGEDLTRERWFKGGKQNRVVAATGMVSSVIAKDYLKPNPVRKKEFPLAERSSYEVCGNGKKAGDREKAEQFLSSMLGDDCELSMAVVRDVLCQCGYDVDMALNVLLDMSSSSTDGSLSGRCSGIGLSDSPAESSFDIDTSESEPSFWGGYNPRDYSKALMSSADPFATSQGSSADPFATSYGSSDSEPCDPQKVLESLFNIPRSPKHEPKAMNWRNVAKKMQSLGGIDGSSSSGEGYQPNTLVKDDGYHELRKGANDQWNVTKSYYQKAAEAYSKGGRAHAAYLSEKGRTASKLAQRADERASKDIFVARNKGIENVITIDLHGQHVKQAMKLLKMHLLLGSYVPSIQTLRVITGCGSHGFGKSKVKQSVTNLLEREGVRYCEENKGTLLIKLEGCSREFSFLDTESDSE
- the LOC106387406 gene encoding SMR domain-containing protein At5g58720-like isoform X3; the encoded protein is MKHKSQQQKRKKKRSSAAPSGGGAAAAASDGNKKDVERESEKVEKQNIESLMEAFCSVSVEEATAAYREAGGDLNRAADVLSNLVDDDPSTISVASGSSGQETGSTSEYGAGSSSSCGEDLTRERWFKGGKQNRVVAATGMVSSVIAKDYLKPNPVRKKEFPLAERSSYEVCGNGKKAGDREKAEQFLSSMLGDDCELSMAVVRDVLCQCGYDVDMALNVLLDMSSSSTDGSLSGRCSGIGLSDSQPAESSFDIDTSESEPSFWGGYNPRDYSKALMSSADPFATSQGSSADPFATSYGSSDSEPCDPQKVLESLFNIPRSPKHEPKAMNWRNVAKKMQSLGGIDGSSSSGEGYQPNTLVKDDGYHELRKGANDQWNVTKSYYQKAAEAYSKGGRAHAAYLSEKGRTASKLAQRADERASKDIFVARNKGIENVITIDLHGQHVKQAMKLLKMHLLLGSYVPSIQTLRVITGCGSHGFGKSKVKQSVTNLLEREGVRYCEENKGTLLIKLEGCSREFSFLDTESDSE
- the LOC106387406 gene encoding SMR domain-containing protein At5g58720-like isoform X6, translating into MKHKSQQQKRKKKRSSAAPSGGGAAAAASDGNKKDVERESEKVEKQNIESLMEAFCSVSVEEATAAYREAGGDLNRAADVLSNLVDDDPSTISVASGSSGQETGSTSEYGAGSSSSCGEDLTRERWFKGGKQNRVVAATGMVSSVIAKDYLKPNPVRKKEFPLAERSSYEVCGNGKKAGDREKAEQFLSSMLGDDCELSMAVVRDVLCQCGYDVDMALNVLLDMSSSSTDGSLSGRCSGIGLSDSPAESSFDIDTSESEPSFWGGYNPRDYSKALMSSADPFATSQGSSADPFATSYGSSDSEPCDPQKVLESLFNIPRSPKHEPKAMNWRNVAKKMQSLGGIDGSSSSGEGYQPNTLVKDDGYHELRKGANDQWNVTKSYYQKAAEAYSKGGRAHAAYLSEKGRTASKLAQRADERASKDIFVARNKGIENVITIDLHGQHVKQAMKLLKMHLLLGSYVPSIQTLRVITGCGSHGFGKSKVKQSVTNLLEREGVRYCEENKGTLLIKLEGCSREFSFLDTESDSE
- the LOC106387406 gene encoding SMR domain-containing protein At5g58720-like isoform X4, giving the protein MKHKSQQQKRKKKRSSAAPSGGGAAAAASDGNKKDVERESEKVEKQNIESLMEAFCSVSVEEATAAYREAGGDLNRAADVLSNLVDDDPSTISVASGSSGQETGSTSEYGAGSSSSCGEDLTRERWFKGGKQNRVVAATGMVSSVIAKDYLKPNPVRKKEFPLAERSSYEVCGNGKKAGDREKAEQFLSSMLGDDCELSMAVVRDVLCQCGYDVDMALNVLLDMSSSSTDGSLSGRCSGIGLSDSQPAESSFDIDTSESEPSFWGGYNPRDYSKALMSSADPFATSQGSSADPFATSYGSSDSEPCDPQKVLESLFNIPRSPKHEPKAMNWRNVAKKMQSLGGIDGSSSSGEGYQPNTLVKDDGYHELRKGANDQWNVTKSYYQKAAEAYSKGGRAHAAYLSEKGRTASKLAQRADERASKDIFVARNKGIENVITIDLHGQHVKQAMKLLKMHLLLGSYVPSIQTLRVITGCGSHGFGKSKVKQSVTNLLEREGVRYCEENKGTLLIKLEGCSREFSFLDTESDSE